The following are from one region of the Prochlorococcus marinus str. SB genome:
- the pyrR gene encoding bifunctional pyr operon transcriptional regulator/uracil phosphoribosyltransferase PyrR, with product MSKKTKKIEILTGVELRKTISRLTCEIIEKVKKLDNLLLVGIPTRGIELTEVLEKELFSRTGLRVSKGIIDPTFYRDDQNRVGTRLIQAADIPTPIEKKEILLIDDVIYTGRTIRAAMDALYSWGRPQRVMLLVMVDRGHRELPIQPDFCGKKVPTSKIESISLRLNNVDNEEGVFLE from the coding sequence ATGTCTAAGAAAACAAAAAAGATTGAAATATTAACTGGAGTTGAGCTTAGAAAAACTATTTCGCGTTTAACTTGCGAAATTATCGAAAAAGTAAAAAAACTGGATAATCTTCTATTGGTTGGCATCCCGACTAGAGGAATTGAACTGACCGAAGTGCTAGAAAAGGAATTATTCTCCAGAACAGGTTTAAGAGTTAGCAAAGGAATAATTGATCCAACTTTTTATAGAGATGACCAAAATAGAGTTGGAACTCGCCTTATACAAGCTGCTGATATTCCAACTCCTATTGAGAAAAAAGAGATTCTTTTAATAGATGATGTAATTTATACAGGTAGAACAATTCGAGCGGCAATGGATGCTTTATATTCATGGGGCAGACCTCAAAGAGTCATGTTATTAGTAATGGTAGATAGAGGTCATAGAGAATTACCTATTCAGCCAGATTTTTGTGGCAAAAAAGTGCCAACTAGTAAAATTGAAAGTATTAGTTTACGTTTAAATAATGTTGATAATGAAGAAGGAGTTTTTCTTGAATAG
- a CDS encoding Hsp70 family protein, producing the protein MEESLSGTLAIDLGNTNTVVAFQDQKDSNSVLVEIPNITSSPGIIPSAVWFEESSKIPKIGISALKMRDNSNSDLFFHSNFKRLIGNSIEKTNQKNILNPNQCGEKFFQILWANIPHKYEIKRLVLTAPIDTYKGYREWLVNLCQEMSVHEIALVDEPTAASLGINIPFGSKIMTIDIGGSTIDMNIVKIEGGEGKSGPIAELLKFKGNDVSSISKQKIRCAEIIGKTGSKIGGKDIDQWIVDYFIPGDSYINNLSKAEKIKCKLSSSAIKYENKYPLKLLTEQNKESEFYLNKATFEKILIDNNLLNHLNSLLKDLLNQARGNFCTVDDLNAIVLVGGGTQIPLIKEWITKKIPKIQIKSPPPIESIALGALAMTPGVKIKDILSKGLSIRLFNKREQKHFWHPIFCKGQTWPTETPFKLILQASQKNQKIFEIIIGETLKERSYDVIFENGLPKLSEIQNEEEIIKWDKKPLKIVLKNKSHIGEDTLKLFFKITKNADLSVKCFDIKDEFIGEYNLGNIF; encoded by the coding sequence ATGGAAGAAAGTTTATCTGGAACACTCGCTATTGATTTAGGGAACACTAATACTGTCGTAGCCTTTCAAGATCAAAAAGATAGTAATTCTGTTTTAGTTGAAATACCGAATATTACATCATCTCCAGGAATTATTCCTTCAGCAGTTTGGTTCGAGGAGTCTTCAAAGATTCCTAAGATTGGTATTAGTGCTCTAAAGATGAGGGATAACTCAAATTCTGATTTATTTTTTCATTCGAACTTTAAAAGATTAATTGGAAATTCTATTGAAAAAACTAACCAAAAAAATATTTTAAACCCTAATCAATGTGGCGAAAAATTTTTTCAAATTCTCTGGGCAAACATTCCTCACAAGTATGAGATCAAAAGACTTGTTTTAACTGCTCCTATAGATACATATAAGGGGTACAGAGAATGGTTAGTTAACCTTTGCCAGGAAATGTCCGTACATGAAATAGCCCTTGTTGATGAGCCTACTGCGGCAAGTTTAGGAATAAATATACCATTTGGTTCAAAAATTATGACAATAGATATTGGCGGAAGTACGATCGATATGAATATAGTCAAAATAGAAGGAGGGGAAGGAAAATCTGGCCCAATAGCTGAACTATTAAAATTTAAAGGTAATGATGTAAGCTCAATTTCAAAACAAAAAATAAGGTGTGCCGAAATAATTGGAAAAACCGGCTCAAAAATTGGTGGGAAAGATATTGATCAATGGATAGTTGATTATTTTATTCCAGGTGATTCTTATATTAATAATCTTTCAAAGGCAGAAAAAATAAAATGTAAACTCAGCTCATCTGCAATCAAATATGAAAATAAATATCCATTAAAATTACTTACTGAACAAAATAAAGAAAGCGAATTCTACCTAAATAAAGCAACATTTGAGAAAATACTAATTGACAATAATCTTCTTAATCACCTTAATTCTTTATTAAAAGATTTATTAAATCAAGCAAGAGGTAATTTTTGCACAGTTGACGACTTAAATGCAATTGTTTTGGTTGGTGGAGGAACTCAAATACCATTGATAAAAGAATGGATAACAAAAAAAATTCCAAAAATTCAAATAAAGTCGCCACCTCCTATTGAATCAATAGCTTTGGGAGCTTTAGCGATGACCCCGGGGGTAAAAATTAAAGACATATTAAGCAAAGGATTATCTATAAGATTATTTAATAAAAGAGAGCAAAAACACTTTTGGCATCCTATTTTTTGCAAAGGTCAAACATGGCCAACAGAAACACCATTTAAACTGATCCTTCAAGCTAGTCAAAAGAATCAGAAAATATTCGAAATAATAATTGGAGAAACACTAAAAGAAAGGTCATATGATGTAATTTTTGAAAATGGGTTACCAAAGTTATCAGAGATACAAAATGAAGAAGAAATTATAAAATGGGACAAAAAACCACTCAAAATAGTATTAAAAAATAAATCACATATTGGAGAAGACACCTTAAAACTTTTTTTTAAAATTACGAAAAATGCTGATTTATCAGTTAAGTGTTTTGATATTAAAGATGAATTTATTGGAGAATATAATTTAGGAAATATCTTCTGA
- a CDS encoding DNA-directed RNA polymerase subunit omega, with amino-acid sequence MNISNNAGINSNDLAKRGESLIRKSTNRYLTTVKIAFRAKQRRFDDFDGLLEESTIKPVQRSIIELSDEQDQPDLLPG; translated from the coding sequence ATGAACATATCTAACAACGCAGGTATTAATTCTAATGATCTTGCAAAGAGAGGTGAGAGCTTGATAAGAAAATCAACTAATAGATATTTAACTACTGTGAAAATTGCTTTCAGAGCTAAACAAAGACGTTTCGATGATTTTGATGGCTTATTAGAGGAGTCAACTATTAAACCTGTTCAAAGGTCAATTATTGAACTAAGCGATGAACAAGATCAACCAGATTTACTTCCAGGTTAA
- a CDS encoding DUF1818 family protein codes for MVKDQKGWRLLRDFKKGKFCFLISVDNWSIELQKSEFYSLYLLLLKINEQLLVIKDQLMDEESITLELEKLPWYIQLEGKKNEWSLRFVFESQDQTRSFEMYWPIPIAQNLFYEIKNMWESMD; via the coding sequence TTGGTAAAAGACCAAAAAGGATGGAGATTACTTAGAGATTTTAAAAAAGGCAAATTTTGCTTTTTGATTAGTGTTGATAATTGGTCAATCGAGTTACAAAAAAGTGAATTTTATTCACTTTACCTTCTACTTTTAAAAATTAATGAACAATTATTAGTCATCAAGGATCAACTAATGGATGAAGAATCTATTACTTTAGAATTAGAAAAACTTCCTTGGTATATACAGTTAGAGGGAAAAAAGAATGAATGGAGTTTGAGGTTTGTTTTTGAAAGCCAAGATCAAACAAGGTCTTTCGAAATGTATTGGCCGATACCAATAGCACAAAATTTATTTTATGAAATAAAAAACATGTGGGAATCAATGGATTAA
- a CDS encoding DUF2811 domain-containing protein: MQELNYDENSTVFNYKDEVISFKCELQENLQKAMREFVEEHPNWDQYRILQVAIAGFLMQKGFQNRDLTRLYIGNMFSMNFKD; this comes from the coding sequence ATGCAAGAGTTAAATTACGACGAAAATTCAACGGTTTTCAACTATAAAGATGAAGTAATAAGTTTTAAATGTGAACTTCAAGAAAATCTTCAAAAGGCTATGAGAGAATTCGTTGAGGAGCATCCTAACTGGGATCAATACAGGATATTACAAGTCGCTATTGCGGGATTTTTGATGCAAAAAGGGTTTCAAAATAGGGATTTAACGAGACTCTACATCGGAAATATGTTTTCAATGAATTTTAAGGATTAA
- a CDS encoding EVE domain-containing protein yields the protein MTEENFWLMKSEPDAYSIDTLKNDGVTLWDGIRNYQARNFMRKMNKGDKVFFYHSNCKPPGIVGLMEVIDLNIVDPTQFDKNSKYFDPKSKPDNPRWDCVKVKYKSKSNKILSLPELKILFNEEELLVVKKGNRLSILPVRNDIAKILLEKI from the coding sequence ATGACTGAAGAAAATTTTTGGCTAATGAAAAGTGAGCCAGATGCTTACAGCATAGATACTTTAAAAAATGACGGTGTAACTTTATGGGACGGAATAAGAAATTATCAGGCTCGAAACTTTATGAGAAAAATGAATAAAGGAGACAAAGTTTTTTTCTATCATTCGAACTGTAAACCTCCAGGCATTGTGGGTCTTATGGAGGTAATAGATCTAAATATTGTTGATCCTACTCAATTTGATAAAAATTCAAAGTATTTTGATCCAAAATCGAAACCTGATAATCCGAGATGGGATTGTGTAAAAGTAAAATATAAATCCAAGTCAAATAAGATTTTAAGTTTACCTGAATTAAAGATTTTATTTAATGAGGAAGAGTTATTAGTCGTAAAAAAAGGAAATAGATTATCTATATTACCTGTTAGAAATGACATTGCAAAAATACTACTAGAAAAAATATAA